In Pyrus communis chromosome 8, drPyrComm1.1, whole genome shotgun sequence, one genomic interval encodes:
- the LOC137742502 gene encoding syntaxin-61-like isoform X1 — protein MPSAQDPFYVVKEEIQESIDKLQSSFHQWERISSDNGEQAHLTKELLASCGSIEWQVDELNKAISVAARDPTWYGIDEVELEKRRRWTSTARAQVGSVKKAVEAGRESSGTSLNGMRRELMRMTNSQETDRSKQYAAQHNDDFITSESDRQLLLIKQQDDELDELSASVERIGGVGLTIHEELLAQEKIVDELGTEMDGTSNRLDFVQKKVATVMKKAGVKGQLMMILFLLVLFVILFVLVFLT, from the exons ATGCCATCAGCACAAGATCCGTTCTATGTTGTGAAAGAGGAGATTCAAGAATCT ATTGATAAGTTGCAGTCTTCTTTTCACCAATGGGAGCGTATTTCGTCTGATAATGGAGAGCAAGCACATCTCACAAAGGAGCTGCTTGCTTCTTGTGGTAGCATTGAATGGCAG GTAGATGAGTTGAACAAAGCAATTTCCGTGGCAGCTAGGGATCCTACATGGTATGGCATTGATGAAGTAGAacttgaaaaacgaagaagatggaCAAGCACTGCTCGTGCCCAG GTGGGTTCTGTAAAGAAAGCAGTGGAAGCTGGAAGGGAGTCTTCTGGAACTAGCTTGAATGGGATGCGTCGAGAACTAATGAGGATGACGAATTCTCAGGAGACCGATAGATCCAAGCAGTATGCTGCACAACATAACGATGACTTCATAACTTCAGAATCAGATAGACAATTGCTTCTCATAAA GCAACAGGATGACGAGTTGGACGAACTTAGTGCAAGTGTGGAGAGAATTGGAGGTGTTGGACTTACTATTCATGAAGAGCTCCTCGCACAG GAGAAGATTGTAGATGAATTGGGCACGGAAATGGACGGTACATCAAAtcgtcttgattttgttcag AAAAAAGTGGCTACAGTGATGAAGAAGGCGGGTGTAAAGGGCCAGTTAATGATGATACTATTTTTACTCGTCCTGTTCGTCATCCTTTTTGTATTGGTCTTCCTCACCTAG
- the LOC137742502 gene encoding syntaxin-61-like isoform X2: MESKHISQRSCLLLVVALNGRKVDELNKAISVAARDPTWYGIDEVELEKRRRWTSTARAQVGSVKKAVEAGRESSGTSLNGMRRELMRMTNSQETDRSKQYAAQHNDDFITSESDRQLLLIKQQDDELDELSASVERIGGVGLTIHEELLAQEKIVDELGTEMDGTSNRLDFVQKKVATVMKKAGVKGQLMMILFLLVLFVILFVLVFLT, from the exons ATGGAGAGCAAGCACATCTCACAAAGGAGCTGCTTGCTTCTTGTGGTAGCATTGAATGGCAG GAAGGTAGATGAGTTGAACAAAGCAATTTCCGTGGCAGCTAGGGATCCTACATGGTATGGCATTGATGAAGTAGAacttgaaaaacgaagaagatggaCAAGCACTGCTCGTGCCCAG GTGGGTTCTGTAAAGAAAGCAGTGGAAGCTGGAAGGGAGTCTTCTGGAACTAGCTTGAATGGGATGCGTCGAGAACTAATGAGGATGACGAATTCTCAGGAGACCGATAGATCCAAGCAGTATGCTGCACAACATAACGATGACTTCATAACTTCAGAATCAGATAGACAATTGCTTCTCATAAA GCAACAGGATGACGAGTTGGACGAACTTAGTGCAAGTGTGGAGAGAATTGGAGGTGTTGGACTTACTATTCATGAAGAGCTCCTCGCACAG GAGAAGATTGTAGATGAATTGGGCACGGAAATGGACGGTACATCAAAtcgtcttgattttgttcag AAAAAAGTGGCTACAGTGATGAAGAAGGCGGGTGTAAAGGGCCAGTTAATGATGATACTATTTTTACTCGTCCTGTTCGTCATCCTTTTTGTATTGGTCTTCCTCACCTAG